In the genome of Caulobacter flavus, the window GATGATCGACATGGGCGAAGCTTCCTTTCCGCGACTATAGAGGGACCATGAGCGCGGAAAACACCCTGAAGACGCCGATCCTCGTGCTGGGCGCCACCAGCCTGATCGGCACGTTCCTGATGGACCGGCTGCAGGCCGCCGGCCACGAGCCCATGGGCCTGTCGCGACGTCCGCCCTACGGCTTCTCGGCGAGCGGCGACGCCTGCTGGATCGACGCCGACCTCAAGAGCGACGACCTGGCCGAGCAGCTGCCCGGCGCGGCCACGGTCTTTTCGCTGTCGCCCATCTGGCTGCTGCCGGCCGTGCTGCCGCTGCTGAAGGCGCGGGGCATGAAGCGCCTGGTGGCCTTCTCCTCGACCAGCCGCTTCACCAAGGAGGCCTCGCCCGAGGCGTCCGAGCGCGCCGTGGCCAAGGCCCTGGCCGACGCGGAGGCCGCCGTCGAGGCGTTCTGCGCCGAGCACGGCGTGGCCTGGACGATCCTGCGCCCGACCCTGATCTACGCCGAGGGCCGCGATGGAAACGTCAGCCGCCTGGCCGGGCTGATCCGCCGCTTCAAGGTGCTGCCGCTGTCGGGCGCCGGCCAGGGCCTGCGCCAGCCGGTCCACGCCGACGACCTGGCCGCCGGGGCCATCGCCGCGGCCGCCGCGCCCG includes:
- a CDS encoding NAD-dependent epimerase/dehydratase family protein; this encodes MSAENTLKTPILVLGATSLIGTFLMDRLQAAGHEPMGLSRRPPYGFSASGDACWIDADLKSDDLAEQLPGAATVFSLSPIWLLPAVLPLLKARGMKRLVAFSSTSRFTKEASPEASERAVAKALADAEAAVEAFCAEHGVAWTILRPTLIYAEGRDGNVSRLAGLIRRFKVLPLSGAGQGLRQPVHADDLAAGAIAAAAAPAAFDRAYALVGGETLPYREMARRVFEGLGRRPAILVLPPWLFSLLLTLARPFFPGATAAMGARMSQDLTFDSSDAVRDFGWAPRDFRPRF